A region of Trichoplusia ni isolate ovarian cell line Hi5 chromosome 23, tn1, whole genome shotgun sequence DNA encodes the following proteins:
- the LOC113504784 gene encoding uncharacterized protein LOC113504784 isoform X2: MQSTSLEDKCIMPLMVDLDLECRALNTVTRSEKRVLVIYTGGTIGMIPTADGLSPGKNMFKPSIRKYPQLHDEVYYKRMVENSTDKSLSSFYVLPKTGDVNWRILYDIQEYDPLLDSSDMNEEDWIKIAKDIKTYYEQYDGFVILHGTDTLCYTASALSFMFENLGKAVVLTGAQIPIFEARSDGVDNFVSSLIIAGGYAIPEVAIFFYGKLFRGNRTRKISVNNLFAFDSPNAVPIVKVGLDMELNKSAIFRPSVIEKFHVHAKMSKNVGLLRMFPSISTEAVRSACQEPIQGLVIETYGAGNIPTNRPDLIEVIASAVKRGVIIVNITQCATGAVVALYAAGQAIAKAGVISGFDMTPEAALTKLSYVLTKTELTYQEKLDMMGKNIRGELTNLASMSIPDQTLKEALGTSLNIQSPKKLNEVAENVFSSLLLYGIKHGDESVIQRLLDMGADVNAEDTEGKTPLHEAILHGHVHVVECLLKNGANVHFKTRNGECPLITAVLREDPKIINILLKCGAHLAQADMYPISEIMSTAIKSGSITKLESLRLAGARFDVLDDLQQTPLHKAVLSNRPEAAQYLMKLGAKETKDILGHTPKDYAKKLNRNYITTLLELEAPSKPS; encoded by the exons ATGCAATCGACTTCTTTGGAAGATAAGTGTATTATGCCCTTAATGGTGGATCTAGATCTAGAATGTAGAGCCCTTAACACGGTAACGAGAAGTGAGAAAAGGGTTCTCGTGATATACACTGGCGGTACCATAGGAATGATACCGACGGCAGATG GCTTATCGCCGGGGAAGAACATGTTCAAGCCTTCAATCCGAAAATACCCACAGCTCCACGACGAGGTCTATTACAAGCGGATGGTGGAAAACTCTACTGATAAATCTTTGTCATCGTTCTATGTGTTACCAA AAACCGGCGACGTTAACTGGAGAATTCTATATGACATCCAGGAGTATGATCCTCTACTGGATTCCTCAGACATGAATGAAGAGGACTGGATCAAAATCGCTAAAGATATTAAG ACATACTACGAGCAGTACGACGGCTTCGTGATCCTCCACGGTACGGACACGCTGTGCTACACGGCCTCTGCCCTCTCCTTCATGTTCGAGAACCTTGGGAAAGCTGTGGTGCTCACAGGAGCTCAG ATTCCCATCTTTGAAGCTCGCAGTGATGGCGTGGATAACTTTGTCTCGTCTCTCATCATCGCCGGGGGCTACGCCATTCCAGAAGTCGCCATTTTCTTCTACGGCAAACTCTTCCGCGGGAACAG GACGCGAAAGATTTCCGTCAACAACCTCTTCGCTTTCGACTCCCCGAACGCAGTTCCCATCGTCAAGGTCGGCCTGGACATGGAGTTGAACAAATCCGCCATCTTCAGGCCCAGTGTCATCGAGAAGTTCCATGTTCACGCCAAGATGTCCAAGAACGTCGGTCTGCTGAGAATGTTCCCCAGCATCAGTACTGAAGCTGTTAGGTCTGCTTGTCAGGAACCCATTCAAG GTCTAGTAATTGAGACGTATGGCGCTGGCAACATCCCGACGAACAGGCCCGACCTCATTGAGGTGATTGCTTCAGCGGTGAAGAGAGGCGTCATCATCGTGAACATCACGCAGTGCGCTACAGGAGCTGTGGTGGCACTCTACGCGGCGGGACAG GCGATCGCTAAAGCGGGAGTTATCTCAGGATTCGACATGACCCCTGAAGCCGCTCTCACGAAACTGTCATATGTCCTCACGAAGACTGAACTGACTTATCAGGAGAAACTTGAC ATGATGGGCAAAAATATCAGAGGAGAACTGACTAACCTCGCATCTATGTCCATTCCG GACCAAACCCTCAAGGAAGCCCTGGGCACCAGCCTGAACATCCAGTCTCCGAAGAAGCTGAACGAGGTGGCGGAGAACGTGTTCTCGTCGCTGCTGCTGTACGGCATCAAGCATGGAGACGAGAGCGTCATCCAGAGGCTACTAG ACATGGGTGCTGATGTGAACGCTGAGGACACAGAAGGAAAGACTCCGCTTCACGAGGCGATCCTCCACGGACACGTCCACGTCGTCGAGTGTCTCCTCAAAAATGGAGCTAATGTGCACTTTAAGACTAG aaacgGCGAGTGCCCGCTAATAACGGCAGTATTACGCGAAGACCCGAAGATCATCAACATTCTCCTGAAGTGCGGGGCTCACCTCGCGCAGGCAGACATGTACCCCATCTCGGAGATCATGTCGACGGCCATCAAGAGCGGCTCCATCACCAAACTGGAGTCCTTGCGGCTGGCGGGGGCCAGGTTCGACGTGCTGGATGATCTGCAGCAGACGCCACTGCATAAG GCTGTGTTATCAAATCGACCTGAAGCCGCCCAGTACCTGATGAAACTTGGAGCTAAGGAGACCAAAGACATTCTCGGTCACACACCAAAGGATTACGCGAAGAAACTTAATAGGAACTATATCACTACTCTATTGGAATTAGAAGCTCCATCGAAACCCTCATAG
- the LOC113504787 gene encoding N-acetylneuraminate lyase-like isoform X1 produces the protein MIVLMIFDVEGVLAPVFTPFLHTGFIDFSIIPIYMKRLQKNRINGILVSGTTGEGMSLNVKERKELLEAWVSAAKPLGTKVIAQIGGAPLPDVLELAKHAKKLNVDGIMTLPELYYKPKNEHQLVEYLEEVSKAAPTLPLIYYHFPVMTGVDVNMQQLFSIASSKMINFGGAKADLFVAEQVADQLIGDQKVFIANHHIALSALMGHHSSIATVSNIFPDLVHAAVEAVNNEDLENARGIQKRLNKLVDCIASHGDFVPSMKAAMELVTGIRVGPTRRPLTPLNNEQISSLGNYLINLGVELHSVT, from the exons ATGATAGTGTTAATG attttcgACGTCGAAGGAGTCTTGGCGCCAGTGTTCACCCCGTTCTTGCACACTGGGTTTATTGACTTCAGTATTATACCCATCTACATGAAACGCCTTCAAAAGAATAGGATAAATGGCATTCTTG TAAGTGGAACTACTGGAGAAGGTATGTCTCTAAACGTGAAAGAGAGAAAGGAGTTGCTAGAAGCCTGGGTGTCAGCGGCCAAGCCTCTTGGTACTAAAGTAATAGCTCAAATTGGGGGCGCACCACTTCCCGACGTTTTGGAACTG GCAAAACATGCGAAAAAATTAAATGTGGATGGTATAATGACATTGCCTGAACTGTATTACAAGCCGAAGAATGAGCATCAGTTGGTGGAGTATCTAGAGGAAGTCAGCAAAGCTGCTCCAACGCTACCCTTGATCTACTACCACTTCCCTGTGATGACTGGAGTTGATG TAAACATGCAACAATTATTCTCCATAGCTTCTtcgaaaatgattaattttggGGGAGCTAAAGCTGATCTTTTTGTGGCTGAGCAAGTAGCAGATCAGCTGATTGGtgaccaaaaagtatttattgctaACCAC CACATAGCCCTATCAGCTCTTATGGGTCATCATTCAAGTATAGCAACGGTCTCCAACATATTTCCCGACCTCGTCCACGCCGCTGTAGAAGCAGTGAACAATGAAGACTTGGAGAACGCAAGAGGAATACAGAAGAGGCTCAATAAACTGGTTGATTGTATTGCCTCACATG GTGACTTCGTCCCATCCATGAAGGCTGCCATGGAACTGGTCACGGGCATCAGAGTGGGTCCAACTCGACGTCCTCTCACCCcattaaacaacgaacaaataTCAAGTCTTGgaaattatttgataaacttAGGTGTAGAGCTGCATTCAGTAACATAG
- the LOC113504784 gene encoding uncharacterized protein LOC113504784 isoform X1 codes for MELNGDLEKLSSVDKAKLGADLHTLLRKDQARRLSRAHELSERRVLVIYTGGTIGMVKTEDGLSPGKNMFKPSIRKYPQLHDEVYYKRMVENSTDKSLSSFYVLPKTGDVNWRILYDIQEYDPLLDSSDMNEEDWIKIAKDIKTYYEQYDGFVILHGTDTLCYTASALSFMFENLGKAVVLTGAQIPIFEARSDGVDNFVSSLIIAGGYAIPEVAIFFYGKLFRGNRTRKISVNNLFAFDSPNAVPIVKVGLDMELNKSAIFRPSVIEKFHVHAKMSKNVGLLRMFPSISTEAVRSACQEPIQGLVIETYGAGNIPTNRPDLIEVIASAVKRGVIIVNITQCATGAVVALYAAGQAIAKAGVISGFDMTPEAALTKLSYVLTKTELTYQEKLDMMGKNIRGELTNLASMSIPDQTLKEALGTSLNIQSPKKLNEVAENVFSSLLLYGIKHGDESVIQRLLDMGADVNAEDTEGKTPLHEAILHGHVHVVECLLKNGANVHFKTRNGECPLITAVLREDPKIINILLKCGAHLAQADMYPISEIMSTAIKSGSITKLESLRLAGARFDVLDDLQQTPLHKAVLSNRPEAAQYLMKLGAKETKDILGHTPKDYAKKLNRNYITTLLELEAPSKPS; via the exons ATGGAATTAAACGGTGATTTGGAGAAATTAAGTTCGGTGGATAAGGCTAAGCTGGGGGCTGACCTTCATACTTTGTTAAGAAAGGATCAGGCAAGAAGGCTCTCGAGAGCCCACGAATTAAGTGAGAGAAGAGTTTTAGTGATTTACACAGGCGGCACTATTGGAATGGTGAAAACTGAAGATG GCTTATCGCCGGGGAAGAACATGTTCAAGCCTTCAATCCGAAAATACCCACAGCTCCACGACGAGGTCTATTACAAGCGGATGGTGGAAAACTCTACTGATAAATCTTTGTCATCGTTCTATGTGTTACCAA AAACCGGCGACGTTAACTGGAGAATTCTATATGACATCCAGGAGTATGATCCTCTACTGGATTCCTCAGACATGAATGAAGAGGACTGGATCAAAATCGCTAAAGATATTAAG ACATACTACGAGCAGTACGACGGCTTCGTGATCCTCCACGGTACGGACACGCTGTGCTACACGGCCTCTGCCCTCTCCTTCATGTTCGAGAACCTTGGGAAAGCTGTGGTGCTCACAGGAGCTCAG ATTCCCATCTTTGAAGCTCGCAGTGATGGCGTGGATAACTTTGTCTCGTCTCTCATCATCGCCGGGGGCTACGCCATTCCAGAAGTCGCCATTTTCTTCTACGGCAAACTCTTCCGCGGGAACAG GACGCGAAAGATTTCCGTCAACAACCTCTTCGCTTTCGACTCCCCGAACGCAGTTCCCATCGTCAAGGTCGGCCTGGACATGGAGTTGAACAAATCCGCCATCTTCAGGCCCAGTGTCATCGAGAAGTTCCATGTTCACGCCAAGATGTCCAAGAACGTCGGTCTGCTGAGAATGTTCCCCAGCATCAGTACTGAAGCTGTTAGGTCTGCTTGTCAGGAACCCATTCAAG GTCTAGTAATTGAGACGTATGGCGCTGGCAACATCCCGACGAACAGGCCCGACCTCATTGAGGTGATTGCTTCAGCGGTGAAGAGAGGCGTCATCATCGTGAACATCACGCAGTGCGCTACAGGAGCTGTGGTGGCACTCTACGCGGCGGGACAG GCGATCGCTAAAGCGGGAGTTATCTCAGGATTCGACATGACCCCTGAAGCCGCTCTCACGAAACTGTCATATGTCCTCACGAAGACTGAACTGACTTATCAGGAGAAACTTGAC ATGATGGGCAAAAATATCAGAGGAGAACTGACTAACCTCGCATCTATGTCCATTCCG GACCAAACCCTCAAGGAAGCCCTGGGCACCAGCCTGAACATCCAGTCTCCGAAGAAGCTGAACGAGGTGGCGGAGAACGTGTTCTCGTCGCTGCTGCTGTACGGCATCAAGCATGGAGACGAGAGCGTCATCCAGAGGCTACTAG ACATGGGTGCTGATGTGAACGCTGAGGACACAGAAGGAAAGACTCCGCTTCACGAGGCGATCCTCCACGGACACGTCCACGTCGTCGAGTGTCTCCTCAAAAATGGAGCTAATGTGCACTTTAAGACTAG aaacgGCGAGTGCCCGCTAATAACGGCAGTATTACGCGAAGACCCGAAGATCATCAACATTCTCCTGAAGTGCGGGGCTCACCTCGCGCAGGCAGACATGTACCCCATCTCGGAGATCATGTCGACGGCCATCAAGAGCGGCTCCATCACCAAACTGGAGTCCTTGCGGCTGGCGGGGGCCAGGTTCGACGTGCTGGATGATCTGCAGCAGACGCCACTGCATAAG GCTGTGTTATCAAATCGACCTGAAGCCGCCCAGTACCTGATGAAACTTGGAGCTAAGGAGACCAAAGACATTCTCGGTCACACACCAAAGGATTACGCGAAGAAACTTAATAGGAACTATATCACTACTCTATTGGAATTAGAAGCTCCATCGAAACCCTCATAG
- the LOC113504859 gene encoding N-acetylneuraminate lyase-like, with the protein MALGILTLLFAIILAILPLGEAKDVQLKVKGIVASVFTPIDDYGYVNFNVIPQYAQSLKDRGINGVLVGGYNGEGTKFSIWDRRQLLSTWIEAATPLGLFVLFQVGGIPLPDAQDLASFAEQIGVSAILIYPDCIYKPKNPKELVYYVGIIASSAPNTPILYYHIPQVTGVNVDMVKFFDLASDQIDNFKGLKVETFDTALKLRGRMEGDQRVFISNSVYLGPAALAGFDSFILSDATVFPRLVDLIVRYGKSGDRRRVNSFSQRLIDLNEVISAQGNNLAALKATMSLVTDIDVGRIKDPTLQLTAEQENNLERRLKDEGIKVKQRQNNNQETYGRKRIYPPRPPVIYYDEAGRGSGPVAEPVEN; encoded by the exons ATGGCTCTAGGAATATTAACACTTCTTTTTGCTATAATTCTAGCAATTTTGCCATTAGGTGAAGCCAAAGACGTG CAATTGAAAGTAAAAGGAATCGTTGCCTCTGTCTTCACTCCAATAGACGATTACGGCTATGTAAACTTTAATGTGATCCCACAATACGCACAGTCTTTAAAAGACAGGGGAATCAACGGTGTTCTAG TGGGTGGCTACAATGGCGAAGGAACGAAATTCTCTATTTGGGATCGACGACAACTTCTCAGCACTTGGATAGAGGCAGCCACTCCACTTGGACTTTTTGTGCTCTTCCAAGTTGGCGGCATACCCCTGCCTGATGCACAGGACTTG GCATCATTTGCTGAACAGATCGGAGTCTCCGCTATATTGATCTACCCAGATTGCATATACAAACCAAAGAATCCTAAAGAACTGGTTTACTACGTTGGAATTATTGCCAGTTCTGCACCAAACACTCCCATCCTGTACTATCATATACCGCAAGTGACTGGTGTTAATg TGGATATGGTAAAGTTCTTCGACCTAGCTTCAGACCAAATAGACAATTTCAAGGGATTGAAGGTTGAAACTTTTGATACTGCCCTGAAACTTCGAGGAAGAATGGAGGGAGACCAGAGAGTTTTTATTTCGAATtct GTATACCTCGGCCCTGCGGCTTTAGCAGGCTTTGATAGTTTCATATTGAGTGATGCTACCGTTTTCCCTCGTCTGGTTGACCTGATTGTGAGGTATGGTAAGAGCGGTGACCGCAGGCGAGTCAACTCCTTCTCGCAAAGGTTGATCGATCTGAACGAGGTTATATCAGCTCAAG gTAACAATTTAGCTGCTTTAAAAGCCACCATGTCACTGGTAACAGACATCGATGTGGGACGCATCAAGGACCCAACGCTCCAACTGACTGCAGAGCAAGAGAACAATCTAGAACGAAGATTGAAAGACGAAGGGATCAAGGTCAAACAGAGGCAGAATAACAATCAGGAAACATATGGACGGAAACGAATAT ATCCGCCAAGACCACCCGTAATTTATTATGACGAAGCAGGAAGAGGGTCTGGACCAGTAGCCGAGCCTGTCGAAAATTGA
- the LOC113504787 gene encoding N-acetylneuraminate lyase-like isoform X2, whose amino-acid sequence MKRLQKNRINGILVSGTTGEGMSLNVKERKELLEAWVSAAKPLGTKVIAQIGGAPLPDVLELAKHAKKLNVDGIMTLPELYYKPKNEHQLVEYLEEVSKAAPTLPLIYYHFPVMTGVDVNMQQLFSIASSKMINFGGAKADLFVAEQVADQLIGDQKVFIANHHIALSALMGHHSSIATVSNIFPDLVHAAVEAVNNEDLENARGIQKRLNKLVDCIASHGDFVPSMKAAMELVTGIRVGPTRRPLTPLNNEQISSLGNYLINLGVELHSVT is encoded by the exons ATGAAACGCCTTCAAAAGAATAGGATAAATGGCATTCTTG TAAGTGGAACTACTGGAGAAGGTATGTCTCTAAACGTGAAAGAGAGAAAGGAGTTGCTAGAAGCCTGGGTGTCAGCGGCCAAGCCTCTTGGTACTAAAGTAATAGCTCAAATTGGGGGCGCACCACTTCCCGACGTTTTGGAACTG GCAAAACATGCGAAAAAATTAAATGTGGATGGTATAATGACATTGCCTGAACTGTATTACAAGCCGAAGAATGAGCATCAGTTGGTGGAGTATCTAGAGGAAGTCAGCAAAGCTGCTCCAACGCTACCCTTGATCTACTACCACTTCCCTGTGATGACTGGAGTTGATG TAAACATGCAACAATTATTCTCCATAGCTTCTtcgaaaatgattaattttggGGGAGCTAAAGCTGATCTTTTTGTGGCTGAGCAAGTAGCAGATCAGCTGATTGGtgaccaaaaagtatttattgctaACCAC CACATAGCCCTATCAGCTCTTATGGGTCATCATTCAAGTATAGCAACGGTCTCCAACATATTTCCCGACCTCGTCCACGCCGCTGTAGAAGCAGTGAACAATGAAGACTTGGAGAACGCAAGAGGAATACAGAAGAGGCTCAATAAACTGGTTGATTGTATTGCCTCACATG GTGACTTCGTCCCATCCATGAAGGCTGCCATGGAACTGGTCACGGGCATCAGAGTGGGTCCAACTCGACGTCCTCTCACCCcattaaacaacgaacaaataTCAAGTCTTGgaaattatttgataaacttAGGTGTAGAGCTGCATTCAGTAACATAG
- the LOC113504787 gene encoding N-acetylneuraminate lyase-like isoform X3 translates to MSLNVKERKELLEAWVSAAKPLGTKVIAQIGGAPLPDVLELAKHAKKLNVDGIMTLPELYYKPKNEHQLVEYLEEVSKAAPTLPLIYYHFPVMTGVDVNMQQLFSIASSKMINFGGAKADLFVAEQVADQLIGDQKVFIANHHIALSALMGHHSSIATVSNIFPDLVHAAVEAVNNEDLENARGIQKRLNKLVDCIASHGDFVPSMKAAMELVTGIRVGPTRRPLTPLNNEQISSLGNYLINLGVELHSVT, encoded by the exons ATGTCTCTAAACGTGAAAGAGAGAAAGGAGTTGCTAGAAGCCTGGGTGTCAGCGGCCAAGCCTCTTGGTACTAAAGTAATAGCTCAAATTGGGGGCGCACCACTTCCCGACGTTTTGGAACTG GCAAAACATGCGAAAAAATTAAATGTGGATGGTATAATGACATTGCCTGAACTGTATTACAAGCCGAAGAATGAGCATCAGTTGGTGGAGTATCTAGAGGAAGTCAGCAAAGCTGCTCCAACGCTACCCTTGATCTACTACCACTTCCCTGTGATGACTGGAGTTGATG TAAACATGCAACAATTATTCTCCATAGCTTCTtcgaaaatgattaattttggGGGAGCTAAAGCTGATCTTTTTGTGGCTGAGCAAGTAGCAGATCAGCTGATTGGtgaccaaaaagtatttattgctaACCAC CACATAGCCCTATCAGCTCTTATGGGTCATCATTCAAGTATAGCAACGGTCTCCAACATATTTCCCGACCTCGTCCACGCCGCTGTAGAAGCAGTGAACAATGAAGACTTGGAGAACGCAAGAGGAATACAGAAGAGGCTCAATAAACTGGTTGATTGTATTGCCTCACATG GTGACTTCGTCCCATCCATGAAGGCTGCCATGGAACTGGTCACGGGCATCAGAGTGGGTCCAACTCGACGTCCTCTCACCCcattaaacaacgaacaaataTCAAGTCTTGgaaattatttgataaacttAGGTGTAGAGCTGCATTCAGTAACATAG